A window of Paenibacillus phoenicis genomic DNA:
CTTGTGCGTTAGCTCCGGCCACGATCTCCGTAATTTCTTGCGTAATCGCCGCTTGACGAGCGCGGTTGTACGTCAGGGTAAGTTCATTAATCATCTTCGTCGCGTTTTTGGTCGCGCTGCCCATTGCAGTCATTTTCGCACCAAGCTCACTGGCTTTACCGTCAAGAAGCGCACCAAAGATCAACGTTTCGGCATATTTCGGAAGAAGCACTTCTAATACGCCTTCCGGCGAAGGTTCATACTCATAGCTGCTGACCGGCGCTTCGCTCTCCACCGAATCAAAGGGGAGAAGGCGCTCCACGGTTGGCAGTTGGGTAATCGCATTGATGAACCGGTTATAGCAAACGTAAATTTCGTCGAATTGTTCAGTTTCGAAGCCTTGCACCGCTGCATAGGTCAACGACTTAATATCCGCAAATCTCGGAGAGTCCGAAAGCTCAGTCACTTCATGAACAACCGGATAATTGCGGCGTTTGAAATAATCTCTGCCTTTACGGCCGATAACAAACAGTTCGTATTCCGAAGCCGAGGCGTGGCGAGAACGGATCAGATCCGTCACTTTCCGCAAAATATTCGCGTTATATCCGCCAACCAAACCGCCGTCGGACGTAATCACGATATACGCGGTCCGCTTGACCGGACGCGACACGAGCATCGGGTGACTAACGCCTTGAGAGGCAGCCGCGATGCTGGATACTACCTCTTTCAGCTTCTCTGAGTATGGCCGAGCCGCTTGCGCTCTCTCCTGCGCTTTACGCAGTTTCGCCGAGGCTACCATTTCCATCGCTTTGGTGATTTGCCGGGTGTTCTGAACGCTTTTAATCTGACGCTTGATTTCGCGCATCCCTTTTGCCATGATTTCACCACCTTAAAGTTTTGGCGAAGCCAAAACTAACTTCGTAAGCATGAGCCTAACTTTGGCCTGACCAAAGTATTTTTTACACATAGGCGTAAACCGGCATTGCGCTTAGCCAAGGCCGGTTTGCCGCAAGAACATTCTTATGCCGTAGTCGCGAAACCGCGTTTGAATTGCTCGATTACTTCTTTCAGCTTCGTTTCGTTCTCTGGCGTCAGATCCTTGGTGTCGCGGATCGACTGCAGAACATCGTCATGCTGATTTTGGACAAAAGACAGGAATTCCGCTTCGAAGCGGCGCACGTCAGCCAGCGGGATATCATCCAGATACCCTTTGACTGCGGTATACAAGCTGATGACTTGTAGTTCAACCGCCAACGGTTGGTTAACGCCTTGCTTCAGGATTTCCATCATACGCGAACCACGGGTCAACCGAGCTTGCGTCGATTTGTCCAGATCAGAACCGAACTGGGAGAACGCTTGAAGCTCGCGGTATTGGGCCAGGTCCAGACGCAACGTACCGGCAACCTTCTTCATTGCCTTGATTTGCGCGGAACCGCCAACCCGGGATACGGAGATACCCACGTTAACCGCTGGACGTTGACCGGAGTAGAACAGGTCGGACTCCAGGAAGATCTGACCGTCGGTAATGGAAATAACGTTTGTTGGAATGTACGCCGATACGTCGGAAGCTTGCGTTTCGATAAACGGAAGCGCCGTGATCGAACCGCCGCCAAGCTCGTCGCTCAGTTTGGCTGCACGTTCCAGCAGACGGGAGTGCAAGTAGAAGACGTCACCCGGATACGCCTCACGGCCCGGAGGACGACGGAGCAGCAAGGAAAGTTCGCGGTAAGCAGCTGCTTGTTTCGACAAATCGTCATAAATAATCAGGACATGCTCGCCTTTGTACATGAAGTACTCAGCCATAGCTACCCCAGCATAAGGAGCAATGTACAGAAGCGGTGCCGGTTCCGAAGCGGAAGCCGATACCACGATCGTGTAATCCAGTGCACCGTGGCGACGAAGTGTTTCAACTACGCTAACAACGGTCGATTGCTTCTGACCGATCGCTACGTAAATACATTTCACGCCATTGCCTTTTTGGTTGATGATCGTATCGATGGCAATCGCCGTTTTACCGGTTTGACGGTCACCGATAATAAGCTCCCGTTGACCACGACCGATCGGAACCATCGAGTCGATCGCTTTAATCCCCGTTTGCATTGGTTCATGAACCGATTTCCGGTCGATAACGCCAGGAGCGTTATTTTCGACTGGACGGAATTCCGTCGTTTCAATCGGTCCTTTCCCGTCGATCGGTTGACCCAGCGGGTTCACAACGCGGCCCAGCATCGCTTCGCCGACAGGAACCTGCATGATTTGGCCGGTCCGTTTCACTTGATCGCCTTCGCGGATTTCGCTGTAAGGGCCGAGGATAACGACACCCACATTGCTCTCTTCCAGGTTCAGAGCAAGACCAAAAATGCCATTTTCAAACTCGAGCAGCTCGTTTGCCATCGCGTTCTCAAGTCCGTGAACACGGGCGATACCGTCACCAACTTGAATAACGGTGCCGACTTCAGCTACTTCGATTTCCGATTTATATTGTTCGATCTGACTTTTAATCAGTGTACTGATCTCTTCAGGTCTGATACTCAAGTGTTTCACCCCTATCTACAGTGCTTGTCTTCGAAAAGACTTTTCAAGCCGTTCCAATTTCCCGGCCAAGCTTCCATCGTACAACGTGTCGCCAATTCGTACTTTCATTCCGCCAAGCAACGATTTGTCGATCACGTTCTCGACGCGAATCTTCTTATTTAAGAGGGCGCCGAACTCCGCAGCAACCTGCTGCTTCTCCTCTTCGCTAAGCGGGTAAGTCGTTGTCACCAACGCATTGGCAAGTCCAAGCGCTTCGCTGGAAATGCTCACGTAAGCGTCTACCAGCTCCGGCAAGAGTCCGATTCTTCCGCGTTCTACCAGAAGCTTCACCGTCGAAACTACAGGTTTGGACAGTTTGCCTTCAATCGCATTGGAGATGGCTTCCCATTTCGCCGATTCCGTAATCTTCGGTGAGGCAAGAAAATGCTCAATATCCCCTGCCTGGAAAGCTGCCGCCAGTGCTTTCAACTCTTCTTCAACTTCCAGCGTCCGGCTTTCCGCCGCAGCGATCTCATACAATGCTTTGGCATACCGTTTTGCAGCTACGGTCTCGCGGCTCATGAGCGGCCACCGACCTCTTTAAGGTACTTGTCAACCAGTTCGCCTTGAACGCTGTCTTCGCTGACTTCTTTCTCGATCAGCTTGGATGCGATCTTCACCGACACAGCGCCCACTTCGCTGCGAAGTTGTTCCACCGCGCGGTTCTTCTCGTTCTGAATGTCGCGTACCGCTTCTTCCTTCAAGCGGGCCGCCTCGTTCTTGGCTTCCTCCAGCATTTGAGCGGCTTGCTTGCTGCTCGTCTGCTTGGATTGTTCAATAATTTCATACGCCTCTTTGCGTGCTTGCTGAAGGGCAGCTTTTTGCTCCTCCACATAAGCATTTGCCTGTTCACGTGTTTGCGCCGCTTCACTCAGCTGTTGCTGAACGAGTTCACGACGCTTCTCCATCACGGAAAACAGCGGACCAAATGCGTATTTGTTCAACAAGAAGTATAAAATCCCGATCGCAATCAATGCGAGGACGGTGTTTTCCCATACGAATTCCAAACTCAAGTCACTCCTTTCCGAAGCCTATCCGCATATCGCGTATCGCCCGCCCTGGGCTAAAAAGAAGGCGAGGACGTCTGTGGCCTTCCCCGCCATTTCTTTTCTAAAAATCTTATTAAGCCTGACCAAAGAACATAAATGCCAGGACCACGCCGATGATCGGAAGTACCTCGATCAAACCTACGCCGATAAACATCGTTGTTTGCAGAGTGGACTTCGCTTCAGGTTGACGAGCGATCCCTTCAACTGTTTTGCTGATAACCATACCGTTACCCAGCGCTGCGCCAAATGCGCCCAAACCTGCTACGATAGCTGCTGCTAATAATGCCATTGCTCCCATTTTGTATATCCTCCTTAAGTAAAATCAATTTTTATAGTTCAGTCAGGTTGAAGTCGTTCTCCAATCCGTAACTTGAAACTTAGACTAGCTTATGCGGGCTTCCAACACTGCCCGGTTAATGCTCTTCGTGACTTTCCAGGTTTTGCGAGATATAAACCATCATCAAGATGACAAAGACGAAAGCCTGGATAGCACCTACGAAAATACTGAATCCATCCCATACCATCAAGAGCGGAACGGAGAAGATCGCACCAACCACGCTTGCTTTGGCCAACGTCATAATGGTGGAGATCAGTACCTCGCCTGCGAAGATATTCGCGTAAAGACGAACGCCATGCGTTACCAGCTTCGAGAGCTGCTCAATCAAGTTAATTGGTAGAAACAAAGGATAGGGCTGAACGTAATGCTTAAAATAATTTCTCGTGTTTCTCACCATCCCCAAACCGTGGGACAATGTGAAGACGAGCAAGGCCAGACCCATCGTTACGCTGAGATCAGCTGTCGGCGATTTCCACCATGCCACCTCGGCGTGAGCTTCCTCACCCGGATGCTTCTCGTGCTCTTCCGCGAGCACCTTCGTAACCGAAGTGATTTCCTGACCGAAAATTTTCGCTTTCGCCGGATCATCATACTCCGTTACGACCCCAAACAGAAGCCCTAGCATGTTGGCGACAAAGATAAACATAATCATCGTCATGGCCAGGGAGAGAAAAGGTCTTCCCTTCTTCAGATCCATGGTGCTGGAGATCAAGTTCTGAACAAACTCAGCTGCCCACTCCATGAAATTCTGAAGCTTGCCGGGATTCTCTACGGATAGATTCCGAGTCGCTAGACGCGCGATGACGAACACGATGGTGCAGGTCACCACCAGCATCAAGATGATGGACAAGTCCAAATGCAGACCGCCCAACTCTATGACCGGAGCTTCATGCATGTTTTCTCACCCCCATTCCAAGTTGAAATGCTATCAAGCTTTAAGGCTTACGAGAAAAACGAATACCTATAAAAAGAAGAAAAAATTGCGCAAAAACCAGACTGCCGGCAACCGCATACACGTTTAGATGCTGCGGATATTTCATCGCGGCAAATACCGCTAGAACCGCCAGTGCTGCACGGGTCAGAAATCCCATGTTCAACCGCTTCGAACCGCCGTTAACCGCGGCATCCAGTACCTGCCGGACCTTGCGGCCTAAGTAAACCGCGTTAATCCAGCTTACTGCTGAGCCGAGCGCTATGCTAAGCATGATGCTTTGATACTCCGGCAATAAAGCGCCTCCCAGAAAACACAGGGCCAAGAAACCTAGGGTTCCGGCTGTCAGAGCGCGGTTGTATTTCGAGAGCTCATCCATCATTTCCTCCCACAACCGACTTAATCAGAGCGACAATGCCGATAATTCCCGCTGCAATGCCGATCAGAACCCCAAGGCCGATGCCCAGTCCATTCTTGAACCACAGCTTATCCAACCAGGCGCCAAGGAAGTAACCTCCCACAGCGCACACGGCAAAGTTCGTTCCTAAAGCGGTTACCACAGCGACAGCCTTCCATACGCTGTTGTTGTTTTTATCAGGTTTAATCGGGTCTTTCATCTCAAATCACCCTAA
This region includes:
- the atpG gene encoding ATP synthase F1 subunit gamma; its protein translation is MAKGMREIKRQIKSVQNTRQITKAMEMVASAKLRKAQERAQAARPYSEKLKEVVSSIAAASQGVSHPMLVSRPVKRTAYIVITSDGGLVGGYNANILRKVTDLIRSRHASASEYELFVIGRKGRDYFKRRNYPVVHEVTELSDSPRFADIKSLTYAAVQGFETEQFDEIYVCYNRFINAITQLPTVERLLPFDSVESEAPVSSYEYEPSPEGVLEVLLPKYAETLIFGALLDGKASELGAKMTAMGSATKNATKMINELTLTYNRARQAAITQEITEIVAGANAQG
- the atpA gene encoding F0F1 ATP synthase subunit alpha; its protein translation is MSIRPEEISTLIKSQIEQYKSEIEVAEVGTVIQVGDGIARVHGLENAMANELLEFENGIFGLALNLEESNVGVVILGPYSEIREGDQVKRTGQIMQVPVGEAMLGRVVNPLGQPIDGKGPIETTEFRPVENNAPGVIDRKSVHEPMQTGIKAIDSMVPIGRGQRELIIGDRQTGKTAIAIDTIINQKGNGVKCIYVAIGQKQSTVVSVVETLRRHGALDYTIVVSASASEPAPLLYIAPYAGVAMAEYFMYKGEHVLIIYDDLSKQAAAYRELSLLLRRPPGREAYPGDVFYLHSRLLERAAKLSDELGGGSITALPFIETQASDVSAYIPTNVISITDGQIFLESDLFYSGQRPAVNVGISVSRVGGSAQIKAMKKVAGTLRLDLAQYRELQAFSQFGSDLDKSTQARLTRGSRMMEILKQGVNQPLAVELQVISLYTAVKGYLDDIPLADVRRFEAEFLSFVQNQHDDVLQSIRDTKDLTPENETKLKEVIEQFKRGFATTA
- a CDS encoding F0F1 ATP synthase subunit delta encodes the protein MSRETVAAKRYAKALYEIAAAESRTLEVEEELKALAAAFQAGDIEHFLASPKITESAKWEAISNAIEGKLSKPVVSTVKLLVERGRIGLLPELVDAYVSISSEALGLANALVTTTYPLSEEEKQQVAAEFGALLNKKIRVENVIDKSLLGGMKVRIGDTLYDGSLAGKLERLEKSFRRQAL
- the atpF gene encoding F0F1 ATP synthase subunit B; its protein translation is MEFVWENTVLALIAIGILYFLLNKYAFGPLFSVMEKRRELVQQQLSEAAQTREQANAYVEEQKAALQQARKEAYEIIEQSKQTSSKQAAQMLEEAKNEAARLKEEAVRDIQNEKNRAVEQLRSEVGAVSVKIASKLIEKEVSEDSVQGELVDKYLKEVGGRS
- the atpE gene encoding F0F1 ATP synthase subunit C, encoding MGAMALLAAAIVAGLGAFGAALGNGMVISKTVEGIARQPEAKSTLQTTMFIGVGLIEVLPIIGVVLAFMFFGQA
- the atpB gene encoding F0F1 ATP synthase subunit A encodes the protein MHEAPVIELGGLHLDLSIILMLVVTCTIVFVIARLATRNLSVENPGKLQNFMEWAAEFVQNLISSTMDLKKGRPFLSLAMTMIMFIFVANMLGLLFGVVTEYDDPAKAKIFGQEITSVTKVLAEEHEKHPGEEAHAEVAWWKSPTADLSVTMGLALLVFTLSHGLGMVRNTRNYFKHYVQPYPLFLPINLIEQLSKLVTHGVRLYANIFAGEVLISTIMTLAKASVVGAIFSVPLLMVWDGFSIFVGAIQAFVFVILMMVYISQNLESHEEH
- a CDS encoding ATP synthase subunit I; the protein is MDELSKYNRALTAGTLGFLALCFLGGALLPEYQSIMLSIALGSAVSWINAVYLGRKVRQVLDAAVNGGSKRLNMGFLTRAALAVLAVFAAMKYPQHLNVYAVAGSLVFAQFFLLFIGIRFSRKP
- a CDS encoding AtpZ/AtpI family protein; this translates as MKDPIKPDKNNNSVWKAVAVVTALGTNFAVCAVGGYFLGAWLDKLWFKNGLGIGLGVLIGIAAGIIGIVALIKSVVGGNDG